One window of Rhizobium leguminosarum genomic DNA carries:
- the istA gene encoding IS21 family transposase, whose product MELYLKVRLAVSEGMTRRQAAKHFNISRDSVSKMVSYSTPPGYQRQLPIRRPKLDAFVSTIDHWLDEDLKVPRKQRHTAKRVFDRLRDERGFTGGYTIIKDYMRERDQRRQEVFVPLAHPPGHGQADFGEAMVVIGGVERKAHFFVLDLPHSDGCYVRAYPAAVSEAWVDGHIHAFAFFGAVPQSIVYDNDRCLVAKILPDGTRKRAGLFSGFLSHYLIRDRYGRPGKGNDKGNVEGLVGYARRNFMVPIPQFPTWGAFNIWLEEQCRKRQRDRLRSESETIGERLQRDLAAMRSLPLSPFDACDQTSAKVTAQSLVRYKTNDYSVPVAYGHQDVWVRGYVDEVVIGCRGEIVARHPRSWEREDVVFDPVHYLPLIEHKINALDQAAPLQGWDLPEEFATLRRLMEGRMAKHGRREYVQVLRLLESFELSDLHAAVKQALQLGAIGFDAVKHLILCRVERRPPRLDLSIYPYLPKATVETTSAKAYMRLLSSDAEEAA is encoded by the coding sequence GTGGAATTATATCTGAAGGTTCGCCTGGCCGTCTCGGAAGGGATGACCCGTCGTCAGGCTGCGAAGCATTTCAACATATCTCGCGACAGCGTTTCCAAGATGGTGTCGTATTCGACACCGCCCGGCTATCAGCGTCAGTTGCCGATCCGGCGACCCAAGCTGGATGCATTTGTTTCGACGATCGATCATTGGCTCGATGAAGATCTGAAGGTGCCGCGCAAGCAGCGCCATACGGCCAAGCGAGTGTTTGACCGGCTCCGGGACGAGCGCGGCTTCACCGGCGGCTACACGATCATCAAGGATTACATGCGCGAACGGGATCAGCGCCGTCAGGAGGTGTTCGTGCCGCTGGCTCATCCGCCGGGCCATGGGCAGGCCGATTTCGGCGAGGCGATGGTGGTGATCGGCGGTGTCGAGCGGAAGGCCCATTTCTTCGTGCTGGATCTGCCGCATAGCGATGGCTGCTATGTACGGGCCTATCCGGCGGCGGTCTCTGAGGCCTGGGTCGACGGCCACATCCATGCGTTCGCGTTCTTCGGGGCGGTGCCACAGTCGATCGTCTACGACAACGACCGCTGCCTTGTGGCAAAGATCCTGCCCGATGGGACACGCAAGCGCGCCGGGTTGTTCAGCGGCTTCCTGTCCCACTACCTGATCCGGGATCGCTATGGCCGTCCGGGGAAAGGCAACGACAAGGGGAATGTCGAGGGGCTTGTTGGCTACGCCAGGCGCAACTTCATGGTTCCGATCCCACAGTTTCCGACATGGGGTGCATTCAATATCTGGCTCGAGGAGCAATGCCGCAAGCGTCAGCGCGATAGACTGCGCAGCGAGAGCGAGACGATCGGAGAACGGCTGCAGCGCGATCTGGCTGCCATGCGTTCGTTGCCACTATCGCCCTTCGATGCCTGCGATCAGACCAGTGCCAAGGTCACGGCTCAGTCGCTGGTGCGGTACAAGACCAACGACTATTCCGTCCCGGTTGCCTATGGCCACCAGGATGTTTGGGTCCGGGGCTATGTCGACGAAGTGGTGATCGGTTGCCGTGGTGAGATTGTCGCCCGCCATCCGCGGAGCTGGGAACGAGAAGATGTCGTCTTCGATCCTGTGCATTACTTGCCGCTGATCGAGCATAAGATCAATGCGCTGGATCAGGCAGCACCTCTCCAGGGCTGGGACTTGCCAGAGGAATTCGCCACTCTGCGGCGGTTGATGGAAGGCCGCATGGCAAAGCATGGCCGGCGGGAGTATGTGCAGGTTCTGCGCTTGCTGGAAAGCTTCGAGCTTTCTGATCTGCATGCGGCGGTAAAGCAGGCTCTGCAACTCGGAGCGATCGGCTTCGACGCTGTAAAGCATCTGATCCTTTGCCGGGTGGAGCGCCGGCCGCCGCGACTGGACCTGTCCATCTACCCCTACCTGCCGAAGGCGACGGTCGAGACGACATCAGCGAAGGCGTACATGCGCCTCCTGTCATCGGATGCGGAAGAAGCGGCATGA
- the gshB gene encoding glutathione synthase, which yields MAKITNVAVQMDHVAGINIAGDSTFAMSLEAQLRGYRLFHYTPERLSFRDGKLYASVEPMLLRDVKGDHFELGAPERVDLSTMDVVLLRQDPPFDMAYITSTHLLERIHPKTLVVNDPAWVRNSPEKIFVTEFSDLMPKTLITKDPAEIRRFRDEMGDIILKPLYGNGGAGVFHSTRDDRNLSSLLEMFGQLFREPFIAQQYLPDVRKGDKRIILVDGEFAGAINRVPAEHDSRSNMHVGGRAEATELTPREQEICDRIGPALRERGFLLVGIDVIGDYMTEINVTSPTGIREVKKFGGADIASLLWDAIERKRS from the coding sequence ATGGCCAAGATCACCAATGTAGCGGTCCAGATGGACCATGTCGCCGGCATCAATATTGCAGGTGACTCCACCTTCGCCATGAGCCTGGAAGCCCAGCTGCGCGGCTACAGGCTGTTCCATTACACGCCCGAGCGCCTGAGTTTCCGCGACGGCAAGCTCTATGCCAGCGTCGAGCCGATGCTGCTGCGCGACGTCAAGGGTGATCACTTCGAGCTCGGCGCTCCCGAGCGCGTCGATCTCTCGACCATGGATGTCGTGCTGCTGCGCCAGGACCCGCCCTTCGACATGGCCTATATCACCTCGACGCATCTGCTCGAGCGCATCCACCCGAAGACGCTCGTCGTCAACGATCCGGCCTGGGTCCGCAATTCGCCCGAAAAAATCTTCGTCACCGAATTTTCCGACCTGATGCCGAAGACGCTGATCACCAAGGACCCGGCCGAGATCCGCCGCTTCCGCGACGAGATGGGCGACATCATCCTGAAGCCGCTCTACGGCAATGGCGGCGCCGGCGTTTTCCATTCAACCCGCGACGACCGCAACCTCTCCTCGCTGCTGGAAATGTTCGGCCAGCTTTTCCGCGAGCCCTTCATCGCCCAGCAATATCTGCCCGACGTGCGCAAGGGTGACAAACGCATCATCCTGGTCGACGGCGAATTCGCCGGCGCCATCAACCGCGTGCCGGCCGAACATGACAGCCGCTCCAACATGCATGTCGGCGGCCGCGCCGAGGCGACCGAGTTGACGCCGCGCGAACAGGAGATCTGCGATCGCATTGGCCCGGCGCTGAGAGAACGCGGCTTCCTGCTCGTCGGCATCGATGTGATCGGCGATTACATGACCGAGATCAACGTCACCTCTCCAACAGGCATCCGCGAGGTCAAGAAGTTCGGCGGCGCCGATATCGCAAGCCTGCTCTGGGATGCGATCGAGCGCAAGCGCAGCTAA
- a CDS encoding ABC transporter permease, whose protein sequence is MSANIEKQAEVKEVRFWDKLIRISMKEAGVAIALILILAFFSATAPYFATPENFLKIFVQIAINTVLAAGMTFVILVGGIDLSVGSLLALCTVIGATIMINPMFSPWQAIILACLASMGTGAALGAVNGWICEKWKLPSFIVTLGMLNVASGLARVVSDNSTITGLPQPFVDFGNLIFWGVFPSIFLIAIIVVLIGWFVLRYTVFGRFVFAIGTNEEAVRLSGHQPKKYKIAVFTISGLTAGIAAMVYLLRLNVGSPVAGIGYELNAIAAVIIGGTSLSGGKGSIIGTLVGACILQVLSTGLQLLGADDNIKPIVIGAVIVLAVILDSYRGRLMRILETR, encoded by the coding sequence GTGTCCGCCAACATTGAAAAACAGGCCGAGGTGAAAGAGGTGCGCTTCTGGGACAAGCTGATCAGGATCTCGATGAAGGAAGCGGGCGTCGCCATCGCCCTCATCCTGATCCTGGCGTTTTTCTCGGCGACCGCGCCCTATTTCGCCACGCCGGAGAATTTCCTGAAGATCTTCGTGCAGATTGCCATCAACACCGTGCTTGCTGCGGGCATGACCTTCGTCATCCTGGTCGGCGGCATCGATCTTTCGGTGGGATCGCTGCTTGCGCTTTGCACGGTGATCGGCGCAACGATCATGATCAATCCGATGTTTTCGCCATGGCAGGCGATTATTCTCGCCTGTCTTGCTTCGATGGGCACGGGTGCTGCGCTTGGCGCCGTCAACGGCTGGATCTGCGAGAAGTGGAAGCTTCCCTCCTTCATTGTCACGCTCGGCATGCTCAACGTCGCCAGCGGCCTGGCCCGCGTCGTCAGTGACAATTCGACGATCACCGGCCTGCCGCAGCCTTTCGTCGATTTCGGCAACCTGATCTTCTGGGGCGTATTCCCGTCGATCTTTCTGATTGCGATCATCGTCGTCCTCATCGGCTGGTTCGTGCTGCGTTATACCGTCTTCGGCCGCTTCGTCTTCGCCATCGGCACCAATGAAGAGGCTGTCCGGCTCTCGGGACATCAGCCGAAAAAATACAAGATCGCAGTCTTCACCATTTCCGGGCTGACCGCCGGCATCGCCGCCATGGTCTATCTGCTCCGCCTCAATGTCGGCAGCCCGGTTGCCGGCATCGGTTACGAACTGAACGCCATCGCTGCCGTCATCATCGGCGGCACCAGCCTCTCGGGCGGCAAAGGCTCGATCATCGGCACGCTGGTCGGCGCCTGCATTCTGCAGGTGCTGTCGACCGGATTGCAGCTGCTGGGCGCCGACGACAATATCAAGCCGATCGTCATCGGCGCCGTCATCGTGCTTGCCGTCATTCTCGACAGCTATCGTGGCCGATTGATGCGGATCCTCGAAACCCGGTGA
- a CDS encoding sugar ABC transporter ATP-binding protein: MSDAADDDILRLEGIGKRFPGVVALKDVSMRIGRGKGHVLLGENGAGKSTLINLLGGVFRPDDGHILFDGKPYHPSSPLEAFRAGIRVIHQELHPLSNLTVAENLLFEHLPRRYGLVNYKAMNSRAAELLEEVGLDVAPTTLASSLSVAQLQLVEIAKALCYESKLLVLDEPTATLTSKEVDRLFEILKRLKRRGVTTLYISHRLEEIFDVGDDVTVLRDGQHVITRPLAGLAIPDIVEMMVGRKLSDHGIFKGDSTVSGEALGVSGLKVTRNSQELSFSVAKGEIVGIAGLVGSGRTEAVRALFGADVKASGEIRLNGQPVEINSPKDAVAAGLCLATEDRKMQGLMLDMSCAQNSTITDLAKISRNGLISGKAEDDHAQRLVRELRIKTPSIHQAVRTFSGGNQQKVVIAKWLFRGPKVLIFDEPTRGIDVGAKAEIYELLWKFAAEGKGVLVVSSDLPELIGICHRIIVFSDGKISGEIAREQFDESRILSLAYKEYSRVRQH; the protein is encoded by the coding sequence GTGTCAGACGCAGCAGATGACGATATCCTGAGACTGGAAGGGATCGGCAAGCGCTTCCCCGGCGTCGTGGCGCTGAAGGATGTCTCGATGCGGATCGGCCGCGGCAAGGGGCACGTTCTCCTGGGCGAGAACGGGGCCGGAAAGTCGACGCTGATCAACCTGCTCGGCGGCGTCTTCAGGCCGGATGACGGCCATATTCTGTTTGACGGCAAACCCTACCATCCCTCCTCACCGCTGGAGGCGTTCCGGGCCGGCATCCGCGTCATTCACCAGGAACTGCACCCGCTATCCAATCTGACGGTGGCGGAAAATCTGCTGTTTGAGCATCTGCCGCGCCGATACGGCCTGGTGAACTATAAGGCGATGAACAGCAGGGCGGCGGAGCTCCTTGAAGAGGTCGGCCTCGACGTCGCCCCGACGACGCTGGCAAGCAGCCTCAGTGTCGCGCAGCTGCAGCTGGTCGAGATCGCCAAGGCGCTTTGTTACGAAAGCAAGCTTCTCGTTCTCGACGAGCCGACGGCAACCCTGACCTCGAAGGAGGTCGATCGCCTCTTCGAAATTCTGAAGCGCCTGAAGCGGCGCGGCGTCACCACGCTTTATATCTCGCACCGGCTGGAGGAGATCTTCGACGTCGGTGACGACGTGACGGTGCTGCGCGACGGCCAGCATGTGATCACCCGTCCGCTGGCGGGATTGGCGATCCCAGACATCGTCGAGATGATGGTCGGGCGCAAGCTTTCCGATCACGGCATTTTTAAAGGCGACAGCACGGTATCAGGCGAAGCGCTCGGCGTTTCCGGCCTGAAGGTGACGCGCAACAGCCAGGAACTGTCCTTTTCCGTGGCAAAGGGCGAAATCGTCGGCATTGCCGGCCTTGTCGGCAGCGGCCGCACCGAGGCGGTTCGCGCGCTCTTCGGCGCCGACGTCAAGGCATCAGGCGAAATCCGCCTGAATGGCCAGCCGGTCGAAATCAATTCGCCGAAGGATGCCGTTGCCGCCGGCCTGTGCCTGGCGACCGAAGACCGCAAGATGCAGGGCCTGATGCTCGACATGAGCTGCGCCCAAAACTCCACCATTACCGACCTCGCCAAGATCTCACGCAACGGCCTGATCAGCGGCAAAGCCGAGGATGATCACGCCCAGCGCCTGGTGCGCGAGCTGCGGATCAAGACCCCCTCCATCCATCAGGCGGTCAGGACCTTTTCCGGCGGCAATCAGCAAAAGGTGGTCATTGCCAAATGGCTGTTCCGCGGCCCCAAAGTGCTGATCTTCGATGAGCCGACCCGCGGCATCGACGTCGGTGCGAAGGCCGAGATCTATGAGCTGCTGTGGAAATTTGCCGCCGAAGGAAAAGGTGTGCTGGTGGTATCTTCGGATCTGCCGGAGCTGATCGGCATTTGCCATCGCATCATCGTTTTCTCCGACGGCAAGATATCCGGCGAAATCGCTCGGGAACAATTTGACGAGAGCAGGATCCTGTCGCTCGCCTACAAGGAGTACAGTCGTGTCCGCCAACATTGA
- a CDS encoding sugar ABC transporter substrate-binding protein has product MSNSKRESVLINAPRRAALKLGLAGSLVLALSCSVSPAFAAEKPKVGLIMKSLSNEFFKQMKAGADKYAAENKDKFDFKAVGMKDERDFASQVDAVENFVTQKYDIIVVAPADSKAMATPLAKAVKAGVKVINIDVPLDADAKKKAGIDLAFFGPDNKEGAKLAGDALAKDLGPGAKVVILEGNPEADNGKERKEGFMGSIKTGKLELLDSKTAHWETEEANTVMTNFLTKYKDIKGVMAANDSMALGVVKALDAAGQAGKIKVVGFDNIPPVQPLIKDGKMLATVEQYGAQMAVMGIDYGMRELAGEKFTGWVKTDVKLVTAADLK; this is encoded by the coding sequence ATGTCCAATTCTAAGCGTGAATCCGTCTTGATCAATGCACCGCGCCGTGCGGCCTTGAAGCTCGGCCTTGCCGGCAGCTTGGTGCTGGCGCTGTCCTGTAGCGTGTCGCCTGCCTTTGCGGCCGAGAAGCCGAAGGTCGGCCTGATCATGAAATCCTTGTCGAATGAGTTCTTCAAGCAGATGAAGGCCGGCGCCGACAAATATGCGGCGGAAAACAAGGACAAGTTCGACTTCAAGGCCGTCGGCATGAAAGACGAGCGTGATTTCGCCTCGCAGGTCGATGCCGTCGAGAACTTCGTCACCCAGAAATACGATATCATCGTTGTGGCGCCGGCCGATTCAAAGGCGATGGCAACGCCGCTGGCAAAGGCAGTCAAGGCAGGCGTCAAGGTCATCAACATCGACGTGCCGCTCGATGCCGATGCCAAGAAGAAGGCCGGTATCGATCTGGCTTTCTTCGGGCCCGACAACAAGGAAGGCGCAAAGCTTGCCGGCGATGCGCTTGCCAAGGATCTGGGACCGGGCGCCAAGGTGGTCATCCTCGAGGGTAATCCCGAGGCCGACAATGGCAAGGAGCGCAAGGAAGGCTTCATGGGCTCCATCAAAACCGGCAAGCTTGAGCTTCTCGACAGCAAGACCGCCCATTGGGAGACCGAGGAAGCCAACACCGTCATGACCAATTTCCTGACGAAATATAAGGATATCAAGGGCGTCATGGCCGCCAACGACTCCATGGCCCTCGGCGTCGTCAAGGCTCTCGATGCGGCCGGCCAGGCCGGCAAGATCAAGGTCGTCGGCTTCGACAACATTCCGCCCGTTCAGCCGCTGATCAAGGATGGCAAGATGCTTGCCACCGTCGAACAGTACGGCGCGCAGATGGCCGTCATGGGCATCGACTATGGCATGCGGGAACTTGCCGGCGAAAAATTCACCGGCTGGGTCAAGACCGACGTCAAGCTCGTTACAGCTGCCGATCTGAAATAA
- a CDS encoding LacI family DNA-binding transcriptional regulator, producing MSKVGIREVATLAGVSTGTVSRVLNDHPSVTKELRARVTGIIKDLGYMPDPSARSMRSKVSRLIGIVIPDLTNPFFSELVQSAEQAAANHGYNIIVMTSLDHAAKEADRIRQLTSRKVDGIILVPSNDFHTIKLPKGLPIVVVDRLMPGYSGIAADHRNGVRLGVEHLVKLGHRRIGFISGPGHSVPANDRLMGYLDALEQMDGGAKMAGPPLIAEAAFDYESGRSAGNYLLARARNERPTAIFASSDQQAIGCMRAAHDLGIPIPAALSIMGFDGIPLASMTTPRLTTVKQPIQDVAAAAVAVLLNKQTAPELDNPILFACEVLNGETTAPPQPD from the coding sequence ATGTCAAAGGTCGGAATTAGAGAGGTTGCCACGCTTGCGGGGGTTTCCACCGGCACCGTTTCGAGGGTTTTGAACGATCATCCCTCGGTGACCAAGGAATTGCGGGCGCGTGTCACCGGGATCATCAAAGACCTCGGCTATATGCCTGACCCGTCGGCGCGAAGCATGCGCAGCAAGGTCAGCCGCCTCATCGGCATCGTCATTCCGGATCTGACCAATCCGTTCTTCTCGGAACTGGTGCAATCTGCGGAACAGGCGGCGGCCAATCACGGCTACAATATCATTGTCATGACCTCGCTTGATCATGCCGCCAAGGAAGCCGATCGCATCCGGCAGCTGACGAGCCGTAAGGTCGACGGCATCATCCTCGTTCCGAGCAATGATTTCCATACGATCAAGCTGCCGAAGGGATTGCCGATCGTCGTCGTCGACCGTCTGATGCCAGGATATTCCGGCATTGCCGCCGACCACCGCAATGGCGTTCGCCTTGGCGTCGAGCATCTTGTCAAGCTCGGGCATCGCCGCATCGGCTTCATCTCAGGGCCTGGGCATTCCGTCCCCGCCAACGATCGCCTCATGGGTTATCTCGACGCACTGGAGCAGATGGACGGCGGTGCAAAAATGGCAGGGCCACCCCTGATTGCCGAGGCAGCTTTCGACTATGAGAGCGGTCGTTCGGCTGGAAATTACCTTCTGGCCCGGGCCCGCAACGAGCGGCCGACGGCGATCTTTGCAAGTTCGGACCAGCAGGCAATCGGCTGCATGCGGGCCGCGCATGATCTGGGAATCCCGATCCCTGCCGCGCTTTCGATCATGGGCTTTGACGGTATCCCGCTCGCCAGCATGACGACGCCGCGGCTGACGACGGTGAAGCAACCGATTCAAGACGTGGCCGCGGCTGCGGTGGCCGTTCTGTTGAACAAGCAGACCGCGCCCGAACTCGACAATCCGATCCTATTTGCATGCGAGGTTCTAAACGGCGAGACAACCGCCCCGCCCCAGCCGGATTAG
- a CDS encoding cupin domain-containing protein, whose translation MAWKLMLASAVAMAARSGPFVVAKPAGKSFVAHASDLLPLKPSPINPDWIVSGNPQARTAEHSRGHDEASLTAIWDCTAGEFRWYFGWDETVMILDGEVHITAEDGTERTLCAGDVAFFAGGTWASWRVDNYVRKVAFLRKPFPKPLAIAYRLRNMLRNSGNQGIAA comes from the coding sequence ATGGCCTGGAAGCTGATGCTTGCAAGTGCGGTCGCCATGGCCGCGCGTTCCGGGCCTTTTGTCGTGGCCAAGCCGGCGGGGAAATCTTTCGTCGCCCATGCAAGCGACCTGCTGCCGCTGAAGCCATCGCCGATCAATCCGGACTGGATCGTCAGCGGCAATCCACAGGCCCGCACAGCCGAACATTCGCGCGGCCATGACGAGGCCTCGCTGACGGCGATCTGGGACTGCACCGCCGGCGAATTCCGCTGGTATTTCGGTTGGGACGAGACCGTGATGATCCTCGACGGCGAGGTCCATATCACCGCCGAGGACGGCACCGAACGAACGCTTTGCGCCGGCGACGTCGCCTTTTTTGCCGGCGGAACCTGGGCGAGCTGGCGCGTCGACAACTATGTCCGCAAGGTCGCCTTCCTGCGCAAGCCGTTTCCGAAGCCCTTGGCGATCGCCTATCGCCTCCGCAACATGTTGCGCAATAGCGGCAATCAGGGCATCGCCGCCTAA
- a CDS encoding IS5 family transposase, translating to MRGSDAKTGELFSYVDLEDRVRRDHPLRAIRQIVNEALVLLERDFAALYSPIGRPSIAPEKLLRAMLLQAFYSIRSERLLMERLEYDLLFRWFVDIGIDDPAWDHSVFSKNRDRLLDGDIAAKFLGAILSQPKIKRLLSTDHFSVDGTLIEAWASMKSFKPKDGSGEPPSDGGGRNAQADFHGEKRSNETHASTTDPDAKLYRKGKGKEAKLCFMGHGLMENRHGLLVDACLTEASGFAERVAALGMIEPFSDRPQAITLGADKAYDTKDFVKDLRSMKVTPHVAQNINGRSSAIEEAFGWIKTIAGQDKTKFRGRDRVGWAFTFAAAAYDLVRLPKLMAVSS from the coding sequence ATGCGCGGCAGCGATGCAAAGACAGGGGAACTTTTCAGCTATGTCGATTTGGAGGATCGCGTTCGTCGTGATCATCCGCTACGGGCTATCCGGCAAATCGTGAACGAGGCACTCGTTCTGCTGGAACGAGATTTTGCAGCGCTTTATTCACCGATCGGACGGCCGTCGATCGCGCCTGAAAAGCTTCTTCGAGCCATGCTTTTGCAAGCCTTCTACTCGATCCGCTCTGAGCGGCTTTTGATGGAGCGGTTGGAATACGACCTTCTTTTCCGCTGGTTCGTCGACATCGGCATTGACGACCCCGCTTGGGACCATTCGGTGTTTTCGAAGAACCGCGACCGGTTGCTCGATGGTGACATCGCTGCGAAGTTCCTGGGTGCAATCCTTTCTCAGCCCAAGATAAAGCGGCTGCTGTCAACCGACCACTTCTCTGTCGATGGCACGCTGATCGAAGCCTGGGCGTCGATGAAGAGCTTTAAGCCGAAGGACGGCTCAGGCGAACCGCCATCGGATGGCGGCGGCCGGAATGCGCAAGCAGACTTCCATGGTGAAAAGCGTTCCAACGAGACGCATGCTTCAACGACCGACCCGGATGCAAAGCTCTATAGGAAGGGCAAAGGCAAGGAGGCGAAGCTCTGCTTCATGGGGCATGGGCTGATGGAAAACCGCCATGGCCTGCTGGTCGACGCTTGCCTGACGGAGGCGAGCGGATTTGCCGAACGGGTCGCGGCTCTTGGGATGATTGAACCCTTTTCCGATCGGCCGCAAGCGATCACGCTGGGTGCCGACAAGGCCTATGACACCAAGGACTTCGTCAAAGACTTGCGGTCGATGAAGGTAACACCCCATGTGGCGCAGAACATCAACGGGCGCAGCTCAGCCATTGAGGAGGCGTTCGGCTGGATCAAGACTATCGCGGGGCAGGACAAGACGAAGTTCCGCGGCCGAGACCGCGTCGGATGGGCCTTCACCTTCGCCGCCGCTGCCTATGACTTAGTGAGGTTACCGAAACTGATGGCGGTGTCGTCATGA